One genomic region from Haloplasma contractile SSD-17B encodes:
- a CDS encoding SGNH/GDSL hydrolase family protein, whose product MRIEKGSRLVFIGDSITDCNRVKPVACGKGNLGDGFVNLVNAFLNTSYPDYYIRVFNMGISGNTVRDLDNRWQSDALDLNPDWLIIMIGINDVWRQFDSPIQTEEHVHLNEYRDTLERLIVKSSKQVKRIVLMTPFFIEHRVDDPMRAKMDEYGLVVKQLAKEYDLLLVDTQKVINDHLQHVHSSALAWDRVHPDTTGHMLLARAFLNVIDFKFIH is encoded by the coding sequence ATGAGGATAGAAAAAGGAAGCCGTTTAGTATTTATTGGAGATTCAATCACGGATTGTAACCGTGTGAAACCTGTAGCTTGTGGTAAGGGTAATTTAGGAGATGGATTTGTTAACTTAGTAAACGCCTTCTTAAATACGTCCTATCCAGATTATTATATTCGTGTGTTTAATATGGGAATTAGCGGGAATACAGTTAGGGATTTAGATAACAGATGGCAAAGTGATGCACTCGATTTAAATCCTGACTGGCTTATCATTATGATTGGAATTAATGATGTATGGCGTCAATTTGATAGTCCTATTCAAACCGAAGAACACGTGCATCTTAATGAATATCGAGATACGCTAGAGCGTCTCATTGTAAAATCATCTAAACAGGTGAAGCGCATTGTATTAATGACACCATTTTTTATAGAACATAGAGTAGATGACCCAATGAGAGCAAAAATGGATGAGTACGGGTTAGTTGTAAAACAGTTAGCTAAAGAATATGATCTTCTACTAGTTGACACGCAAAAGGTAATTAATGATCATCTACAGCATGTTCATTCATCAGCACTTGCTTGGGACCGTGTACACCCGGATACTACAGGACATATGCTTCTTGCTAGGGCATTTCTTAACGTAATAGACTTTAAATTTATACACTAA
- a CDS encoding phosphotransferase enzyme family protein produces the protein MQHLIHHINTLDYNFKVVNIEDVDSFTGKMKRITDEFGITYYLKEKNSEQQIKQEFTLMNYLLQQEVNVPCQVQMTDGSYYFIFNNKPYCIYKELPGSSNGEHYGGNRLERARQYGAAIYKLHEALKVFPTTDDYDFLDLTAAILDINTLNKDQFDVPFITKVQDEIMTHIQQYEKEIPNHLIHRDLHPGNMLYDGEKITAYIDFDLAMIGPRLFDPCYLVTSMLISGFSDEKKRENWFELFKTVMSQYEFTDVERKIIIYILYAIELIFMKFSLEGNRIDMACYNQFVMKWLTEHKNQIEACL, from the coding sequence TTGCAACACTTAATTCACCATATTAATACATTAGACTATAACTTTAAAGTAGTTAATATAGAGGATGTAGATTCATTTACTGGAAAGATGAAACGAATCACAGATGAATTTGGCATCACTTATTATCTTAAGGAAAAGAATTCGGAACAACAGATTAAACAAGAATTTACACTCATGAATTATCTTTTACAACAAGAAGTAAACGTACCATGCCAGGTTCAGATGACTGATGGAAGCTACTATTTCATATTCAATAATAAACCATATTGCATCTATAAGGAATTACCAGGATCATCGAATGGTGAGCACTATGGAGGAAACCGATTAGAACGTGCAAGACAGTACGGGGCAGCAATTTATAAGTTACATGAAGCATTAAAAGTATTTCCGACAACAGATGATTATGACTTTCTTGACTTAACGGCCGCCATCTTGGATATCAATACTCTTAATAAGGATCAGTTTGATGTACCATTTATCACTAAAGTTCAGGATGAGATTATGACACATATACAACAATATGAAAAAGAGATACCGAATCACCTCATTCATAGGGACCTTCATCCTGGTAACATGTTGTATGATGGAGAAAAGATTACTGCTTATATAGACTTTGATCTGGCGATGATAGGACCTAGATTATTTGACCCTTGTTACCTTGTGACTAGCATGCTCATATCTGGATTTTCCGATGAAAAGAAGCGTGAAAACTGGTTTGAGTTATTTAAAACAGTCATGAGCCAGTATGAATTCACTGATGTTGAACGTAAAATCATTATATACATCCTCTATGCAATTGAATTAATATTCATGAAGTTTAGTTTAGAAGGAAATCGCATTGATATGGCGTGCTATAATCAGTTTGTTATGAAGTGGCTCACTGAGCATAAAAATCAGATCGAAGCATGCCTCTAA
- the cutA gene encoding divalent cation tolerance protein CutA, translating into MEIKQAKFEVYIPEDYFLKLHNALNEIGALTIGDYDHCLSTTKVTGYWRPLEGADPYDGKIGEISKAEELKVEFRCSEKKVLEAISVIRKLHPYEKPLFNVIPVINKNYEL; encoded by the coding sequence ATGGAAATTAAACAAGCAAAGTTTGAAGTCTATATACCAGAAGATTATTTTTTAAAACTCCATAATGCACTAAATGAAATTGGAGCCTTAACAATAGGTGATTATGATCACTGCCTATCTACAACTAAAGTAACAGGGTATTGGCGCCCACTAGAAGGTGCGGATCCGTATGACGGAAAAATTGGGGAAATTAGCAAGGCAGAAGAACTTAAGGTTGAATTTAGATGTAGCGAGAAGAAAGTCTTGGAGGCTATTTCTGTTATTCGTAAGCTTCATCCTTATGAGAAACCGCTGTTTAATGTTATACCTGTAATCAACAAAAATTACGAACTATAA